One Campylobacter concisus DNA segment encodes these proteins:
- a CDS encoding DUF7488 domain-containing protein, which translates to MRLKYKFALAFLLSALCLNADPRPTQEDFNACFEKNKNSIVSVNKHFGVAITKNLIAVPKSEGAPLGEYVKFDPYLQLFLVRSSKELSPVVMADETNEERIKKSTWVGILNDANNTVMGHIKSLGQNLGDFDTLSFEYNATGEINTPCCKMIGIAVGADKFIPNRYLKHFVSYDDVYYGDIGVKFLQKEDKFFVGLVDPLGRGKMMMVDDELVSVNGIKPKSLRELNEMVLFAPKGAKLDIIVKRDRQELLFQVPVSGDVKFNQSLDIDAPSSLDLPNLNVMPKSPESLLDDKVLVDYGITVDKNLVVTKVEPKSNADIFGIKIGDKILGYNKESVSNREELLEKISDLQNFVLLFTRNDFQFFARVPK; encoded by the coding sequence ATGAGACTAAAATATAAATTTGCCCTTGCTTTTTTGCTATCAGCACTTTGCTTAAACGCCGATCCTAGGCCTACACAAGAGGACTTTAACGCCTGCTTTGAAAAGAACAAAAACTCAATCGTCTCAGTTAATAAACACTTTGGCGTGGCTATCACTAAAAATTTGATCGCAGTGCCAAAAAGTGAGGGAGCGCCACTTGGTGAATATGTCAAATTTGACCCGTATTTACAGCTCTTTTTGGTCCGCTCTAGCAAGGAGCTAAGCCCTGTTGTGATGGCTGATGAGACCAACGAGGAGCGCATAAAAAAGAGCACTTGGGTTGGCATCTTAAATGACGCAAACAACACCGTCATGGGTCACATCAAGTCTTTAGGGCAAAATTTAGGCGACTTTGACACACTAAGCTTCGAGTATAACGCGACTGGCGAGATAAACACGCCTTGTTGCAAGATGATAGGCATAGCTGTTGGAGCTGATAAATTTATACCAAATCGCTATCTAAAGCACTTTGTATCTTACGATGACGTATATTACGGCGATATCGGCGTGAAATTCTTGCAAAAAGAGGATAAATTCTTTGTGGGCCTTGTTGATCCACTGGGTCGCGGCAAGATGATGATGGTTGATGATGAGCTTGTTAGTGTAAATGGCATAAAACCAAAGAGCCTAAGAGAGCTAAATGAGATGGTGCTTTTTGCTCCAAAGGGCGCAAAACTGGACATCATCGTGAAGCGTGATAGGCAAGAGCTACTCTTTCAAGTGCCAGTAAGCGGGGATGTGAAATTTAACCAAAGCCTAGACATTGACGCTCCTTCAAGCCTCGATCTGCCAAATTTAAATGTCATGCCAAAGTCGCCTGAGAGCTTGCTAGATGATAAAGTTTTGGTGGATTATGGTATCACGGTTGATAAAAATTTAGTAGTTACAAAGGTCGAGCCAAAGTCAAATGCTGACATCTTTGGCATTAAAATAGGCGATAAAATTTTAGGCTACAACAAAGAGAGTGTGAGTAACCGCGAGGAGCTTTTAGAAAAGATCAGCGACCTGCAAAATTTCGTGCTTTTATTTACTAGAAACGACTTTCAGTTCTTTGCAA
- a CDS encoding YbaB/EbfC family nucleoid-associated protein produces MFEGFDFSKMGQMLEDVQKQAKQMEEESKNKEFGAKSGGGLVSVRANGSGEILDISIDDSLLEDKESMQILLISAVNDVLKSVEADKKNTASRMLGGLASMGIK; encoded by the coding sequence ATGTTTGAGGGATTTGACTTTTCAAAGATGGGGCAGATGCTTGAAGATGTGCAAAAGCAAGCCAAGCAGATGGAAGAAGAGAGCAAAAATAAAGAATTTGGCGCAAAAAGCGGCGGTGGGCTGGTGAGCGTTAGAGCAAATGGCAGCGGCGAGATACTTGATATCAGCATAGATGATAGCTTGCTTGAAGATAAAGAGAGCATGCAAATTTTGCTAATAAGCGCCGTAAATGACGTGCTAAAGTCGGTTGAGGCCGATAAGAAAAACACCGCTTCAAGGATGCTTGGCGGCCTTGCTTCGATGGGGATAAAATGA